A single genomic interval of Mucilaginibacter robiniae harbors:
- a CDS encoding MFS transporter, which translates to MDTQHDFASKNTKNVIFLVLVAALGYFVDIYDLLLFSIVRVKSLHDIGVSDADIRTKGEFIINTQMFGLLLGGILWGVIGDKFGRIKVLFGSILLYSLANFANGLVTDYYMYAVVRLIAGIGLAGELGAGITLVSETMSKENRGYGTMIVAVVGLFGAVAANIVSHFGWQNAYFIGGVLGLLLLLLRVGTFESGMFKQAAHEQVAKGDFRMLFNNKKRFVKYICCILIGMPLWFIVGILIAQSPEIGNELHAQQSLNAGTGIMYTYIGLSIGDVFAGFFAQFTKSRRLTMLTFQLMSIVSVIFYLTADQITTGQFIGLCLFIGFFVGYWATFVTIASEQFGTNLRATVTTTVPNFVRGALIPITAGFELLVKYFSTHGYQDNSIIMSSYVMMGIVTIIALVALSQLKESFGKDLNYVEVDEPDGKVNVVS; encoded by the coding sequence ATGGACACGCAACACGACTTTGCTTCAAAAAATACAAAAAACGTTATATTCCTGGTGCTAGTGGCGGCATTAGGCTACTTTGTTGATATATATGATTTGCTGCTTTTTTCAATCGTACGGGTAAAAAGCTTGCATGATATTGGCGTTTCAGATGCTGATATACGTACTAAAGGTGAATTCATCATTAATACACAAATGTTCGGTTTGCTTTTAGGCGGTATTTTGTGGGGCGTAATTGGCGATAAGTTCGGGCGTATCAAAGTATTGTTCGGTTCCATATTATTGTACTCATTAGCCAATTTTGCCAATGGTTTGGTTACAGACTACTATATGTATGCTGTAGTACGGTTAATAGCCGGCATCGGACTGGCAGGCGAGTTGGGCGCAGGGATAACTTTGGTTAGTGAAACCATGAGTAAAGAGAACAGGGGATATGGCACCATGATCGTAGCCGTGGTAGGTTTATTCGGAGCGGTAGCTGCTAATATAGTATCACACTTTGGTTGGCAAAACGCCTACTTTATAGGTGGTGTACTAGGTCTTTTATTACTTCTGCTTCGGGTAGGAACCTTCGAGTCAGGTATGTTTAAACAAGCTGCCCACGAACAGGTTGCCAAAGGCGACTTTCGTATGCTGTTCAACAATAAAAAACGCTTTGTAAAGTATATATGCTGTATATTAATTGGTATGCCTCTTTGGTTTATCGTAGGTATTTTAATAGCTCAATCTCCCGAAATAGGTAATGAACTACATGCTCAGCAAAGCCTTAATGCAGGTACGGGTATTATGTACACCTATATCGGTTTATCTATCGGCGATGTTTTTGCCGGCTTTTTTGCACAGTTTACCAAATCACGTCGCTTAACTATGCTGACGTTTCAGTTAATGTCAATTGTAAGTGTAATATTTTATTTAACTGCCGATCAGATTACCACCGGGCAATTTATTGGCTTGTGCTTGTTTATTGGCTTCTTTGTAGGATATTGGGCAACTTTCGTGACTATTGCTTCTGAACAATTTGGTACCAACTTACGTGCAACTGTAACCACCACCGTGCCCAACTTTGTACGAGGTGCATTAATTCCTATCACTGCCGGCTTTGAGCTGTTGGTGAAATACTTTAGTACACATGGCTATCAGGATAATAGTATCATTATGAGTTCGTACGTTATGATGGGTATTGTTACAATAATTGCCTTGGTTGCTCTTAGCCAGTTGAAGGAAAGTTTTGGCAAGGATTTAAACTATGTTGAAGTAGATGAACCGGACGGAAAAGTAAATGTAGTATCTTAA
- the gyrA gene encoding DNA gyrase subunit A, producing MAEDNSQQNDRIIPINIDEEMRSAYIDYSMSVIVSRALPDVRDGLKPVHRRVLFGMLDLGLNNNKPFKKSARIVGEVMGKYHPHGDSSVYDTMVRMAQDFSLRYPLVDGQGNYGTVDGDSPAAMRYTEARLQKIAEEMLADINKDTIDYQLNFDDTLEEPTVLPAKIPNLLVNGASGIAVGMATNMAPHNLSEVIDATVALIDNRDIEVSELMTYIKGPDFPTGGIIYGYEGARDAFETGRGRVVLRARAEIETFNNDRERIIVTEIPYQINKAQMIERTADLVNEKKLEGISTIRDESNREGIRIVYEIKRDANAAIVLNNLYKYTALQTSFSVNNIALVNGRPMLLNLKDLIHHFVEHRQEVIVRRTKFELAEAEKRAHILEGLLIALDHLDEVIRLIRSSATPEEARDGLMQQFSLTEIQARAILDMTLRRLTGLERDKIKEEYAELMKQIEYLKSILADPELQMRIIKDELLEVKEKYGDERKTEMVHSTAEMMTEDFIEDEDVVITISHEGYIKRTPLTEYRRQGRGGKGALGSNSRDEDFIEHLLVASNHNYMLFFTEAGRCFWLRVFEIPEGTRTSKGRAIQNIISIPKEEKIKAYIKVKNLKDQDYLDNNFIIMCTRKGTIKKTSLEAYSRPRANGINAININDGDTLLEATLTTGNSEVVMALKSGRAIRFNEATVRPMGRTATGVRGITLEDEKDEVVGMIAINDAETTVLVVSEKGYGKRTDIEDYRVTNRGGKGVKTINVTEKTGKLVAIKDVTDTDDLMIINRSGIIIRIAMKELRVMGRATQGVRLISLKEGDEIASVAKIEHSEEEELEQKLEENGLTTDESGENLDDFAPEDNGEDESAADTEIE from the coding sequence ATGGCTGAAGATAATTCACAACAAAACGACAGAATAATCCCGATAAATATTGATGAAGAAATGCGATCGGCTTACATTGACTACTCAATGTCAGTTATCGTATCCAGAGCCTTGCCCGATGTGCGTGATGGTTTAAAACCTGTACACCGGCGAGTACTATTTGGTATGCTTGATTTGGGTTTAAATAATAACAAACCCTTCAAGAAATCGGCTCGTATAGTAGGTGAGGTGATGGGTAAATATCACCCGCACGGTGACTCGTCGGTATATGATACTATGGTACGTATGGCACAGGATTTCAGCTTACGTTACCCGTTAGTTGATGGTCAGGGTAATTACGGCACTGTTGATGGTGATAGCCCGGCGGCCATGCGTTATACTGAGGCTCGTCTGCAAAAAATTGCAGAAGAGATGTTGGCTGACATCAATAAAGATACTATCGATTATCAGCTCAACTTTGATGATACGCTGGAAGAACCAACCGTTCTGCCAGCTAAAATCCCGAACTTATTAGTAAACGGTGCTTCTGGTATTGCCGTAGGTATGGCTACCAACATGGCGCCACACAACCTGTCGGAAGTAATTGATGCTACAGTAGCGCTGATTGATAATCGGGACATTGAAGTTTCCGAGTTAATGACCTATATCAAAGGTCCGGATTTCCCGACTGGTGGTATTATTTATGGCTACGAAGGTGCTCGTGATGCTTTCGAGACCGGTCGTGGCCGTGTTGTTTTACGCGCTCGTGCGGAGATCGAAACCTTCAACAATGACCGTGAACGGATCATAGTTACCGAAATACCTTATCAAATCAACAAAGCGCAAATGATAGAGCGCACAGCTGATTTGGTGAACGAGAAAAAGCTGGAAGGTATATCTACCATCCGCGATGAATCTAACCGGGAAGGTATCCGTATTGTTTACGAAATAAAACGTGATGCTAATGCGGCTATCGTTTTAAACAATCTGTATAAATATACTGCGCTGCAAACTTCTTTCAGTGTAAACAACATTGCGCTGGTTAATGGCCGGCCTATGCTGCTTAACCTGAAAGATTTAATTCATCACTTTGTTGAGCACCGTCAGGAAGTTATTGTACGCCGAACCAAGTTTGAGCTAGCCGAGGCTGAAAAACGTGCTCATATACTTGAGGGCTTGTTAATAGCCTTAGACCACCTGGATGAAGTAATCCGCTTAATTCGTAGTTCGGCAACACCTGAAGAAGCCCGTGACGGCTTAATGCAGCAGTTCAGCTTAACAGAAATTCAGGCCCGTGCTATTCTGGATATGACGTTGCGCCGCTTAACCGGTCTGGAACGTGATAAGATAAAGGAAGAGTATGCCGAGTTGATGAAGCAGATAGAATACCTGAAATCTATCTTGGCTGATCCGGAACTGCAAATGCGAATCATCAAAGATGAGCTGCTTGAAGTCAAAGAAAAATATGGCGATGAGCGTAAAACCGAAATGGTACACTCAACTGCCGAAATGATGACGGAAGATTTCATTGAAGATGAGGATGTTGTAATTACTATCTCACATGAAGGTTATATCAAACGTACGCCGTTAACTGAATACCGCCGGCAGGGTAGAGGTGGCAAAGGAGCTTTAGGTAGCAATAGCCGTGATGAAGATTTTATTGAGCACTTGCTGGTAGCTTCAAATCACAATTATATGTTGTTCTTCACTGAAGCTGGCCGCTGCTTCTGGTTGAGGGTATTTGAAATTCCGGAAGGAACGCGTACTTCAAAAGGCCGTGCTATTCAGAATATTATTAGTATTCCGAAAGAAGAAAAAATTAAAGCCTACATTAAAGTTAAGAATCTGAAAGATCAGGATTACTTGGATAATAATTTTATTATTATGTGTACCCGTAAAGGTACCATCAAGAAAACTTCCCTTGAGGCTTATTCTCGTCCGCGGGCTAATGGTATCAATGCTATTAACATTAATGATGGCGACACTTTATTAGAAGCAACATTAACTACGGGCAATAGTGAAGTAGTTATGGCGTTAAAGTCAGGTAGGGCTATACGTTTTAATGAAGCTACAGTAAGGCCGATGGGTCGTACTGCAACTGGTGTTCGGGGCATTACCTTAGAAGATGAAAAAGATGAGGTAGTAGGTATGATTGCCATCAATGATGCTGAAACTACTGTACTGGTAGTGTCAGAAAAGGGTTATGGCAAGCGTACTGACATTGAAGATTATCGGGTAACTAACCGTGGCGGTAAAGGTGTTAAAACCATTAACGTGACAGAAAAAACCGGTAAGCTGGTAGCCATAAAAGACGTTACTGATACCGATGACCTCATGATTATCAATCGTTCAGGTATCATCATCCGTATTGCTATGAAGGAATTACGTGTGATGGGCCGTGCTACACAAGGTGTACGTCTGATTTCGTTAAAAGAAGGAGATGAGATTGCATCCGTAGCGAAGATTGAACACAGTGAGGAAGAAGAGTTAGAACAAAAGCTGGAAGAAAATGGTTTAACGACAGATGAAAGCGGTGAAAATTTAGATGACTTTGCACCTGAAGATAATGGTGAGGACGAATCTGCCGCTGACACAGAAATTGAATAA
- a CDS encoding cold-shock protein encodes MKTGKVKWFNTQKGYGFIVTEEGKDLFVHFKDVEGGVNAIKDNDTVEYDVEDGRKGLQAVKVKKV; translated from the coding sequence ATGAAAACTGGAAAAGTAAAATGGTTTAATACCCAAAAAGGGTATGGCTTTATTGTCACAGAAGAAGGGAAAGACTTATTCGTTCACTTTAAAGATGTTGAAGGTGGCGTAAATGCCATAAAAGATAACGATACAGTTGAGTACGATGTAGAAGATGGCCGCAAAGGCTTACAAGCTGTAAAAGTGAAAAAAGTATAG
- the hemF gene encoding oxygen-dependent coproporphyrinogen oxidase, translating to MITKEQVAADYQTIQDEICQSLEALDGKAHFEEEIWEREGGGGGRTRIIQNGNVLEKGGVNFSAVHGKLPDGLKKNLKVDQDNFFATGVSIVMHPNHPLIPIIHMNIRYFEMPSSIAGGSPLRWFGGGIDLTPHYVIKDDARFFHSELKSVCDHYHPDFYKRFKTWADDYFFIKHRDETRGVGGIFYDRLTANEDLSWTEIFEFSKAVGRTFAPVYSELVNRNRQFAYSARQQQWQYQRRSRYAEFNLVYDAGTKFGLETNGRIESILMSLPPTAKWLYNYQPEPGSEEEKTLQLLKKGINWV from the coding sequence ATGATAACTAAAGAACAAGTAGCAGCCGATTATCAAACTATACAAGATGAAATATGCCAAAGTTTAGAAGCTTTGGATGGAAAAGCACATTTCGAAGAAGAAATTTGGGAACGTGAAGGCGGTGGTGGTGGCCGCACACGTATCATACAAAACGGTAACGTACTGGAAAAAGGCGGTGTTAATTTTTCAGCTGTACACGGAAAATTGCCTGATGGCTTGAAAAAAAACTTAAAAGTTGATCAAGATAACTTTTTTGCAACTGGCGTATCTATCGTGATGCATCCTAATCATCCACTGATACCTATCATCCACATGAATATTCGCTATTTTGAAATGCCTTCTTCTATAGCTGGCGGTTCTCCGTTACGCTGGTTTGGCGGAGGTATCGATTTAACGCCTCATTACGTTATTAAAGATGATGCTCGTTTTTTTCATAGTGAACTAAAATCAGTTTGCGACCATTACCATCCTGATTTTTATAAACGCTTTAAAACCTGGGCTGATGATTATTTTTTCATCAAACATCGTGATGAAACACGCGGCGTAGGTGGTATATTTTATGACCGATTGACCGCTAACGAAGACTTAAGTTGGACAGAAATCTTTGAATTTTCTAAAGCAGTCGGTCGTACGTTTGCACCTGTATATTCAGAATTAGTTAACCGAAACCGGCAGTTTGCTTATTCAGCCCGCCAGCAGCAGTGGCAATATCAACGTCGTAGTCGTTATGCTGAATTTAACTTGGTTTATGATGCCGGTACAAAATTTGGCTTGGAGACCAATGGTCGTATAGAATCTATACTGATGAGTTTGCCGCCTACCGCTAAATGGTTGTATAACTACCAACCAGAGCCGGGCAGTGAAGAAGAGAAAACGCTGCAACTACTAAAAAAAGGTATAAATTGGGTTTAA
- a CDS encoding peroxiredoxin, whose amino-acid sequence MSLRLGDVAPNFKAKTSEGEIDFYEYLGDSWGVLFSHPADYTPVCTTELGRVASLKQEFDKRNVKVIALSVDSAESHQGWIQDINETQDVEVNFPLIADENRKVAEAYDMIHPNASATVTVRSVFVIAPDKTIKLIITYPASTGRNFQELLRVIDSLQLTANYSVSTPADWKDGDEVVISPSIKNEDIPAKFPKGHVEVKPYLRLTPQPNK is encoded by the coding sequence ATGAGTTTACGATTAGGCGATGTAGCGCCAAATTTTAAAGCCAAAACATCTGAAGGCGAAATAGATTTTTATGAGTATTTAGGTGATAGCTGGGGCGTATTATTTTCTCACCCTGCTGATTATACGCCAGTTTGTACCACTGAACTGGGCCGTGTAGCTTCGCTTAAACAAGAGTTTGACAAACGTAACGTCAAAGTAATTGCATTAAGCGTTGATAGTGCAGAATCACACCAGGGCTGGATTCAGGATATTAACGAAACACAAGATGTGGAAGTAAACTTTCCGCTTATTGCAGATGAAAACCGTAAAGTTGCTGAGGCTTACGACATGATTCATCCGAATGCTTCAGCAACAGTAACCGTACGTTCGGTATTTGTAATTGCTCCCGATAAAACCATCAAACTAATTATTACTTACCCAGCCTCAACCGGTCGTAATTTTCAGGAACTATTGCGCGTAATTGATTCTTTACAGTTAACAGCAAATTACAGTGTATCAACCCCTGCTGATTGGAAAGACGGTGATGAAGTAGTAATATCGCCATCTATTAAAAACGAAGATATACCTGCCAAGTTCCCGAAAGGGCATGTTGAAGTTAAACCATATTTACGTTTAACTCCACAGCCTAATAAATAA
- a CDS encoding DUF4142 domain-containing protein, whose protein sequence is MKNIICLSALALTLAATGCHDNRKAKNYNDKTLVDDEGAAFIKQATEAGNTEIKAANVAQAKSQNPRVISFAKMMIADHMKAGEELSKIANKKYVNTPSGPNQEHQMKIDSVSKLSGAAFDKAYMQMMVMDHEKVVQLFSDSRNNTSAAIDNFIKENLPKMQMHLDSAKAINSLLK, encoded by the coding sequence ATGAAAAACATAATTTGTCTGAGTGCATTAGCCTTAACATTAGCAGCTACAGGTTGCCATGATAACAGAAAAGCAAAAAACTACAATGATAAAACTCTGGTAGATGACGAAGGCGCTGCTTTTATTAAGCAAGCTACCGAGGCTGGCAATACCGAAATTAAGGCAGCTAATGTGGCTCAAGCTAAATCTCAAAACCCGCGAGTAATTAGCTTTGCAAAAATGATGATTGCCGACCATATGAAAGCGGGAGAGGAGTTGAGCAAAATTGCTAATAAAAAGTATGTAAATACACCTTCAGGTCCTAACCAAGAACATCAAATGAAAATTGATAGTGTATCAAAATTGTCTGGTGCCGCCTTTGATAAAGCTTATATGCAAATGATGGTTATGGACCATGAAAAAGTTGTGCAACTGTTTAGCGATTCACGTAATAATACCAGTGCCGCTATTGATAATTTTATAAAAGAAAATTTGCCAAAGATGCAAATGCACCTGGATTCGGCTAAGGCTATAAATTCTTTATTAAAATAA
- a CDS encoding tetratricopeptide repeat protein: MKTKLVMAGVLTLSTATLFAQKNELTNAQSEYSKYEVFKQNKATLAQGQTSINTAKTSIDKAAANEKTATLPQTYALKAAIYSALAYQDTVASSSQPLFAAGDEAYKKAVETDAKGENKQLIASAKQYLGYYQLNAGVRQYQTKNYNDAYKAFDYYRASSPEDTTAIYYTALAANLAKNYDAAVTNYKKLATTNSSKKGEAYNDIVNIYLAKHDTTAALAAAHEGIEKFPNNNDLRSTEIQIGLNQGKQTEIIGQIQEAINKDPQNKNLYYYSGLAYSKVAENAEKSAKATKEPAKKATFVKTKDENFTQAAEMYKKALQIDPNFADASLNLGYVLMSPAIYKLQDANNSRTIKQTEYDALKNKVYAQLDQAKPYLDKAVELNPKSDIALTNLRNYYIIKNDNAHAAEIKKRIDAL, encoded by the coding sequence ATGAAAACCAAGTTAGTAATGGCGGGTGTGCTAACCCTGTCCACAGCAACCTTGTTTGCACAAAAGAATGAATTAACTAATGCTCAAAGTGAGTACAGCAAGTACGAGGTATTTAAACAAAATAAAGCTACGCTTGCACAAGGTCAAACCAGTATAAATACAGCTAAAACTTCCATTGATAAAGCTGCTGCTAATGAAAAAACAGCAACTCTACCACAAACTTATGCTTTAAAGGCTGCTATATATAGTGCATTAGCTTATCAGGATACTGTGGCTAGTAGTTCACAGCCGTTATTTGCTGCAGGTGATGAAGCTTACAAAAAAGCTGTTGAAACAGATGCTAAAGGTGAAAACAAACAGCTTATTGCTTCTGCAAAGCAATATTTAGGTTACTATCAGCTTAATGCAGGTGTACGCCAGTATCAAACCAAAAACTATAATGATGCTTATAAAGCTTTCGATTACTATCGTGCTAGCAGTCCGGAAGATACTACAGCTATTTACTATACTGCATTAGCGGCAAACCTTGCTAAAAACTATGATGCTGCCGTAACCAATTATAAAAAATTGGCTACCACCAACTCCAGCAAAAAAGGAGAGGCCTACAACGATATCGTAAACATTTATTTAGCTAAACATGACACTACAGCTGCATTAGCTGCTGCACATGAAGGTATCGAGAAGTTTCCGAACAACAACGATTTACGTTCAACTGAAATACAAATTGGCTTAAACCAAGGTAAACAAACTGAAATAATAGGCCAAATTCAAGAGGCTATTAATAAAGATCCTCAGAACAAAAATTTATATTATTACTCAGGTTTAGCGTATTCAAAAGTTGCTGAGAACGCTGAAAAATCAGCTAAAGCGACTAAAGAACCAGCTAAGAAAGCAACCTTCGTAAAAACTAAAGATGAGAACTTTACACAGGCTGCTGAAATGTACAAAAAAGCACTTCAAATAGATCCGAACTTTGCAGATGCTTCTTTAAACTTAGGATATGTTTTGATGAGCCCAGCTATCTACAAATTACAAGATGCTAATAACTCACGCACCATCAAGCAAACTGAATATGATGCTTTAAAAAACAAGGTTTATGCACAGCTTGACCAAGCTAAACCATACCTGGATAAAGCGGTTGAATTAAACCCAAAATCAGATATTGCATTAACCAACTTAAGAAACTATTACATCATCAAAAATGATAATGCACACGCTGCAGAAATCAAGAAGAGGATAGATGCATTGTAA
- a CDS encoding tetratricopeptide repeat protein produces the protein MMSRKIILSVLLVMFTAPLAFSQTEALKVVVNNLAYYRQKSELKYLSNAKKSVDSLIKTRSDSNNMAKNVYKAIVYSSIAYLDSTNKLNQPANFFDQTVELVNKLRSRSTIYKYQTEIDYAKRCLANVYIRHGFEQLKQRDFGNAVQSFHDAQTYAPNFGQLNSYIAYANTKNGNYQDAVKYYNGLLTTDSVKTEYVSAAVNIYKLMGDTAKALQTVQKGLKYLPNDKGLLMEEATIYNNQRDYKGLESILSKLLEQNSNNPDVVFLAANCYDHLEDYDRAESLYLRAVDLNNVKYAAVFNLGVLYLKETTLKQYQDNADKNMSRAAQWLQRASEMVPRNATTLQLLQLIYAKTGNTVQLNKISNKLQQLNY, from the coding sequence ATGATGAGCCGTAAAATCATCTTATCGGTTTTATTGGTTATGTTTACTGCACCTTTAGCATTCAGCCAAACTGAAGCGCTTAAAGTTGTAGTAAACAACCTGGCTTACTACCGCCAAAAATCAGAACTGAAATATTTAAGTAATGCTAAAAAATCAGTTGATAGCTTAATTAAAACTCGTTCTGATTCAAACAACATGGCTAAAAACGTTTATAAAGCCATTGTTTACTCCAGTATAGCTTATCTTGATTCAACCAATAAGCTAAATCAGCCAGCTAATTTCTTTGACCAAACGGTAGAGCTGGTAAACAAGCTAAGATCACGCAGCACTATTTACAAGTATCAAACCGAAATTGATTATGCTAAGCGCTGCCTGGCTAACGTTTATATACGACATGGCTTTGAGCAACTTAAACAACGCGACTTTGGTAATGCGGTACAATCTTTCCATGATGCACAAACCTACGCTCCAAACTTTGGTCAGTTGAACTCGTATATTGCTTATGCTAATACCAAAAACGGCAACTATCAGGATGCAGTAAAATACTACAATGGCTTATTAACAACTGATAGCGTTAAAACTGAGTATGTTTCTGCAGCAGTAAATATTTATAAGTTGATGGGAGATACTGCTAAAGCACTACAAACCGTACAAAAGGGGTTAAAGTATTTGCCCAATGATAAAGGTTTATTAATGGAAGAAGCTACTATATACAATAACCAGAGAGATTATAAAGGATTGGAGTCCATTCTAAGCAAGCTACTTGAGCAAAATTCGAATAATCCTGATGTTGTATTTTTAGCAGCTAACTGCTATGATCATTTAGAAGATTACGATCGTGCCGAATCCTTATACTTACGGGCGGTTGATTTGAACAATGTAAAATATGCTGCAGTTTTTAACTTAGGTGTTTTGTATTTAAAAGAAACCACGTTAAAACAGTATCAAGATAATGCTGATAAAAACATGAGTAGGGCAGCACAATGGCTGCAAAGGGCTAGTGAAATGGTACCTAGAAACGCAACCACACTGCAATTGCTACAACTTATATATGCCAAAACCGGAAATACTGTACAACTAAATAAAATAAGTAACAAATTGCAACAACTAAATTATTAA